A region of Shewanella psychromarinicola DNA encodes the following proteins:
- a CDS encoding oligopeptide/dipeptide ABC transporter ATP-binding protein, which yields MPLLDIRNLTIELDTPEGIVKVLEKVSLTINPGEIHGLVGESGSGRSLLAKAILGVLGPNWHIIADRMMWDGKNLLEMNAKQRRCLMGSEMAMIFQDPSGSLDPVKTIGSQLIEAMVPNKNIPFWRRSHATYLNAQKWLHKVGIKKPKMLMKCYPWELSEGECQKVMIAMAVANHPKLLIADEPTNSMELNTQAQIFRLLSQLNQLQNVSILLVSHELETMVHWCDNLTILYSGQVMESGPVNEMVAMPYHPYTRALLKNLPDHTKKMRHKANLPTLQGSAPSLQHLPAGCRLGPRCPEAQRTCVKQPKLEHIKDRYFACHFPYKSEQEDDDTIA from the coding sequence ATGCCTTTACTCGATATTCGTAATCTCACGATTGAACTAGATACCCCCGAGGGCATTGTAAAAGTGCTCGAAAAAGTCAGTTTGACAATCAACCCAGGTGAAATTCATGGGCTGGTTGGCGAATCAGGCTCTGGGCGCAGTTTGTTAGCCAAAGCGATTTTGGGGGTGTTGGGTCCTAATTGGCATATTATTGCCGATCGTATGATGTGGGATGGAAAAAACTTATTGGAAATGAATGCCAAACAACGGCGTTGCCTAATGGGCAGCGAAATGGCGATGATTTTCCAAGATCCTTCAGGCAGTTTAGATCCGGTTAAAACCATTGGTAGTCAATTAATTGAAGCTATGGTGCCCAATAAAAATATTCCTTTTTGGCGACGCAGTCATGCGACCTATTTAAACGCGCAAAAATGGCTCCACAAAGTGGGTATAAAAAAACCCAAAATGCTAATGAAATGCTATCCATGGGAATTGTCTGAAGGCGAATGCCAAAAAGTCATGATTGCAATGGCTGTCGCCAATCATCCCAAACTACTCATTGCCGATGAGCCAACCAACTCTATGGAGCTTAATACTCAAGCGCAGATTTTTAGATTATTATCACAACTCAATCAACTGCAAAATGTGTCCATTTTATTGGTCAGCCATGAGCTCGAAACCATGGTGCATTGGTGTGACAACTTAACCATTCTGTACAGTGGTCAGGTTATGGAATCAGGACCCGTTAACGAAATGGTGGCCATGCCCTATCATCCTTACACGCGGGCATTATTAAAAAACCTACCTGATCATACTAAAAAAATGCGTCACAAAGCTAACTTACCCACACTGCAAGGGTCGGCACCGTCTCTGCAACATTTACCCGCGGGTTGTCGACTCGGCCCACGTTGCCCTGAAGCGCAGCGAACTTGTGTAAAACAGCCTAAACTTGAACATATTAAAGACCGCTATTTTGCCTGCCATTTCCCTTATAAAAGTGAGCAAGAAGATGACGACACCATTGCTTAA
- a CDS encoding ABC transporter permease subunit produces MPRIKIYQEDHIASPLWRMWKTFSANPFAVIGLWAVIFLLILTIFAPIIAPYSAEMQDQQVLLLPPSWDPAGSVEHFLGTDDLGRDIFSRILHGVQLTFGMSLLIVAASLFFGFIIGSLSGMMRGIKSSILGHLLDALLSIPSLLMAILVVAVMGPGLNNVFWGVGIAMVPQFVRVIHQAVHEELQKQYVTAAKLDGANSLQVFWYVIMPNVWDVVIIQVTMAISAAILDIAALGFLNLGAQAPSPEWGAMVAQGLDNLLLAPWTVSIPGIAILFTVLSVNLVGDGLRSALAPIRN; encoded by the coding sequence ATGCCTCGAATTAAAATTTACCAAGAAGATCATATTGCCTCACCGCTGTGGCGAATGTGGAAAACGTTTTCGGCTAATCCATTTGCCGTAATCGGTCTATGGGCCGTCATATTTTTATTAATATTAACTATTTTCGCCCCGATCATCGCGCCTTATTCGGCCGAGATGCAAGACCAACAAGTATTACTATTGCCGCCATCATGGGATCCTGCCGGTTCAGTAGAACACTTTCTTGGGACTGACGATCTTGGACGAGATATTTTTAGCCGCATCTTACACGGCGTACAATTAACCTTTGGTATGTCACTACTTATTGTGGCGGCTTCGCTGTTTTTTGGCTTTATTATTGGTTCGCTTTCAGGAATGATGCGCGGTATTAAGTCGAGTATTCTGGGTCACTTATTAGATGCACTCCTCTCTATTCCTTCATTATTAATGGCCATTTTAGTGGTCGCGGTTATGGGGCCAGGACTTAATAATGTGTTTTGGGGCGTGGGGATCGCGATGGTTCCACAATTTGTCCGTGTTATTCATCAAGCCGTTCATGAAGAGCTACAAAAACAATATGTCACTGCAGCAAAACTAGACGGTGCCAACTCATTGCAAGTTTTTTGGTATGTGATTATGCCCAACGTATGGGATGTGGTGATTATTCAGGTCACGATGGCAATCTCTGCGGCGATATTAGATATCGCTGCACTCGGTTTTTTAAACCTCGGAGCTCAGGCACCGAGTCCAGAGTGGGGGGCGATGGTCGCACAAGGGCTTGATAATTTACTGCTCGCACCTTGGACCGTAAGTATCCCTGGTATCGCCATTTTGTTTACCGTGTTATCGGTTAACTTAGTTGGTGATGGTTTACGTTCTGCGCTTGCACCGATAAGAAACTAA
- a CDS encoding peptide ABC transporter ATP-binding protein has protein sequence MTTPLLKVTELSKQYLTGYKRFKPQYYQALSPVSFELERGETLAIVGTVGSGKSTLARILVGAEQRSGGEIFFEGETLETHNLKQRCRLIRMIFQDPTTSLNPRLSIGNLLKEPLRFNTQLNSTERKALVIETLRKVGLLPEHADFYPHMISEGQKQRVAVARALMLNPKIIIADEALTALDLSVRSQIINLLLKLQKEMGLSYIFVSHNLNIIRHVSDKIMVLQNGHMVEKSTTEALFTAPQHEYTQRLIKEQSQFMQKR, from the coding sequence ATGACGACACCATTGCTTAAAGTGACTGAGTTAAGTAAGCAATACTTAACCGGTTATAAGCGTTTTAAACCTCAATATTATCAGGCATTGTCTCCAGTCTCATTTGAACTCGAGCGCGGTGAAACACTGGCAATTGTGGGAACAGTGGGATCAGGCAAAAGTACCCTTGCCCGAATTTTAGTCGGTGCAGAGCAACGTAGTGGCGGCGAAATATTTTTTGAAGGTGAAACATTAGAAACGCATAATTTAAAGCAGCGATGTCGGTTAATTAGAATGATTTTCCAAGATCCAACCACCTCGCTAAATCCACGTTTATCCATTGGTAACTTGCTTAAAGAACCGTTGCGATTTAATACACAATTAAATTCAACGGAACGTAAAGCCTTGGTCATTGAAACCTTAAGAAAAGTCGGCTTATTGCCCGAGCACGCAGACTTTTATCCGCACATGATTTCAGAAGGCCAAAAGCAGCGTGTCGCCGTTGCGCGGGCATTAATGCTTAATCCCAAAATTATTATTGCAGATGAAGCGCTGACAGCACTGGATTTATCGGTTCGATCTCAAATTATTAATCTGCTATTAAAACTCCAAAAAGAGATGGGTTTATCCTATATTTTCGTTTCACATAATCTCAATATTATCCGTCATGTAAGTGATAAAATTATGGTACTGCAAAATGGTCATATGGTTGAAAAATCCACCACTGAGGCCTTGTTTACCGCACCACAGCATGAATACACCCAGCGACTCATTAAAGAGCAAAGTCAATTTATGCAAAAGCGCTAA
- the lon gene encoding endopeptidase La produces MTKEREAHIELPVLPLRDVVVYPHMVIPLFVGREKSIRCLESAMEQDKQILLVAQRDADLDEPTKDDIFDIGTVASILQLLKLPDGTVKVLVEGGQRAKIKQYIQEEAFFTATAEYLESQQLSDKEEEVLVRSAIGQFEGYIKLNKKIPPEVLTSLSGIDEAARLADTMAAHMPLKLEDKQSVLEMINVGERLEYLMAMMESEIDLLQVEKRIRTRVKKQMEKSQREYYLNEQMKAIQKELGDIDESHDEFEVLARKIEDAGMPNDAKEKAIAELNKLKMMSPMSAEATVVRSYVDWMTAVPWKQRSKIKRDLAKAQEVLDADHHGLEKVKERILEYLAVQSRVRQLKGPILCLVGPPGVGKTSLGQSIARATGRKYVRVALGGVRDEAEIRGHRRTYIGSMPGKVIQKMAKVGVKNPLFLLDEIDKMSSDMRGDPSSALLEVLDPEQNATFNDHYLEVDYDLSDVMFVATSNSMDIPGPLLDRMEVIRLAGYTEDEKLNIAKKHLLSKQIERNGLKAKEINVDDSAILGIIRYYTREAGVRSLERELSKICRKVVKHILLDKTVKVIDVNQDNLKSFLGVQRFDFGKAESNNQIGQVTGLAWTQVGGDLLTIEATSVAGKGKLTYTGSLGDVMKESIQAAMTVVRARAENLGINNDFYEKRDIHVHVPEGATPKDGPSAGAAMCTALVSSLTGNPVRSDVAMTGEITLRGEVLPIGGLKEKLLAAHRGGIKHVLIPQENERDLEEIPANVIADLTIHPVRWIDEVLKLALERPVEGFEVVKK; encoded by the coding sequence ATGACTAAAGAGCGTGAAGCGCATATCGAACTCCCCGTATTACCACTGCGAGATGTGGTGGTATACCCACATATGGTAATTCCGCTATTCGTAGGACGGGAAAAATCAATTCGTTGCCTTGAATCGGCAATGGAACAAGACAAGCAAATTTTATTAGTCGCTCAGCGAGACGCTGATCTTGACGAACCGACCAAAGACGATATTTTTGATATTGGTACGGTAGCCTCTATTTTACAGTTGCTTAAATTACCAGATGGCACGGTTAAAGTATTAGTTGAAGGTGGTCAACGAGCCAAAATCAAGCAATACATCCAAGAAGAGGCATTCTTTACTGCAACAGCAGAATACCTCGAGTCACAACAGTTAAGTGACAAAGAGGAAGAAGTGCTAGTTCGCAGTGCGATTGGCCAATTTGAAGGCTACATTAAGCTAAATAAAAAAATCCCACCTGAAGTATTAACGTCATTGTCAGGTATTGATGAAGCCGCTCGTTTAGCTGATACCATGGCTGCACATATGCCATTGAAGCTTGAAGACAAGCAATCTGTGCTAGAGATGATCAATGTCGGTGAGCGTCTTGAATACCTGATGGCAATGATGGAATCGGAAATTGACTTGCTTCAAGTTGAAAAACGTATTCGTACCCGTGTTAAAAAACAGATGGAAAAAAGTCAGCGCGAATACTATTTGAATGAGCAAATGAAAGCCATTCAAAAAGAGTTAGGCGACATTGACGAAAGCCATGATGAATTTGAAGTGTTGGCGCGTAAGATTGAAGACGCTGGCATGCCAAACGACGCAAAAGAAAAAGCCATTGCTGAGTTGAATAAGCTCAAAATGATGTCACCAATGTCAGCTGAAGCCACTGTTGTGCGCAGCTACGTTGACTGGATGACTGCGGTGCCTTGGAAACAACGCTCTAAAATTAAGCGTGACTTGGCCAAAGCACAAGAAGTACTTGACGCAGACCATCATGGGCTTGAAAAAGTCAAAGAACGTATTCTTGAGTATTTAGCAGTACAAAGCCGAGTTAGGCAGCTTAAAGGGCCCATTTTGTGCTTAGTAGGACCTCCAGGCGTGGGAAAAACCTCGTTAGGTCAATCTATCGCTAGGGCTACTGGTCGTAAGTATGTTCGCGTTGCATTAGGCGGCGTGCGTGATGAAGCAGAAATTCGCGGTCATCGCCGTACTTACATTGGTTCTATGCCAGGTAAAGTCATTCAAAAGATGGCCAAAGTAGGCGTTAAAAACCCATTATTCTTACTCGATGAAATCGACAAAATGAGTTCCGATATGCGTGGCGATCCATCGTCAGCGCTATTAGAAGTACTCGATCCTGAACAAAATGCAACGTTTAACGATCATTACCTCGAAGTCGATTACGACTTATCTGATGTGATGTTCGTTGCTACGTCAAACTCAATGGATATTCCAGGCCCTTTGCTTGACCGTATGGAAGTTATTCGTTTAGCCGGTTATACCGAAGATGAAAAGCTTAATATTGCTAAGAAACATTTATTGAGTAAGCAAATTGAACGTAACGGCCTTAAAGCAAAAGAAATCAATGTCGATGACAGCGCTATTTTAGGCATTATTCGTTATTACACTCGTGAAGCGGGTGTGCGTTCATTAGAACGTGAATTGTCGAAGATTTGTCGTAAAGTAGTTAAGCACATTCTGCTTGATAAAACGGTCAAAGTGATTGACGTTAACCAAGATAATTTAAAGTCATTTCTAGGTGTACAACGTTTTGATTTTGGCAAAGCAGAATCGAACAACCAAATTGGTCAAGTGACTGGCCTTGCATGGACTCAAGTCGGCGGCGATTTGTTAACCATCGAAGCCACCTCAGTAGCAGGTAAAGGTAAATTAACCTATACCGGTTCGCTGGGCGATGTGATGAAAGAGTCTATTCAAGCAGCAATGACGGTTGTACGCGCTCGAGCAGAAAATTTAGGCATCAATAACGACTTTTATGAAAAACGTGATATTCATGTGCACGTACCAGAAGGCGCGACACCAAAAGACGGTCCTTCAGCCGGTGCAGCAATGTGTACCGCGTTAGTGTCTAGCTTAACGGGTAACCCAGTGCGCAGTGATGTTGCTATGACAGGTGAAATCACCTTACGTGGTGAAGTATTGCCCATTGGTGGCTTAAAAGAAAAGCTATTAGCAGCGCATCGCGGCGGAATTAAACACGTATTAATTCCTCAAGAAAATGAACGAGATCTGGAAGAAATTCCAGCCAATGTGATTGCAGATTTAACCATTCATCCAGTACGTTGGATAGATGAAGTGTTGAAATTGGCGCTTGAACGACCAGTTGAAGGCTTTGAAGTGGTCAAAAAATAG
- a CDS encoding AraC family transcriptional regulator, with product MSHRLDQAFERALAYLDQHLHEPFDLGMLADIADIPQSHFEALFYALYHISIDAYVELLKSLEAAHLLGFAKQVSLTTIAAKLAYRNEQHFIESFTRSIGQSPQSFQQAPDWGNFFAKQQPLKSFQADVSQQEKQPSVDIVSFDTQALAVMEHHGDPALLPQTIARFIEWRRQFALSPTSGRTFNLLYSSSELSAKTQYRIDIGVSLNTETQARLNPLALESSQIKLKEIPQGRCARVKYNGDDNGITAAIGYLYRDWVNANDVTLRDFPLFLERLVIADNEFGDPQPKQQQDSQQVLIYLPIV from the coding sequence ATGAGCCATAGACTTGATCAGGCATTTGAGCGAGCATTAGCTTATTTAGATCAGCATTTACATGAGCCGTTTGACCTGGGAATGTTAGCTGATATTGCCGATATACCACAAAGCCATTTTGAAGCGCTATTTTATGCGCTGTATCATATCTCCATTGACGCCTATGTAGAATTACTAAAAAGCCTAGAAGCCGCCCATTTATTAGGTTTTGCCAAGCAAGTTTCTCTGACTACAATCGCGGCTAAATTGGCCTATCGTAACGAACAGCACTTTATCGAATCGTTTACTCGCAGTATTGGTCAAAGCCCTCAATCATTCCAACAAGCGCCTGATTGGGGCAACTTTTTTGCTAAGCAACAACCGCTTAAATCGTTTCAAGCAGATGTTAGTCAGCAAGAGAAGCAACCCTCAGTTGATATTGTATCGTTTGATACGCAAGCATTAGCGGTGATGGAACATCATGGTGATCCGGCTTTATTACCTCAAACTATTGCGCGATTTATTGAATGGCGTCGACAGTTTGCTTTATCTCCTACAAGCGGTAGAACCTTTAATTTGCTTTACTCAAGCTCGGAGTTATCTGCTAAAACGCAATATCGAATTGATATTGGTGTATCGTTAAATACCGAGACACAAGCAAGGTTGAACCCTTTAGCGTTAGAATCGAGTCAGATTAAGCTCAAAGAGATCCCTCAGGGACGATGTGCGAGGGTTAAATACAATGGTGATGATAATGGTATTACGGCGGCAATAGGCTACCTGTATCGCGATTGGGTTAATGCGAATGATGTTACCCTAAGAGATTTCCCCTTATTTTTAGAGCGACTCGTGATTGCTGATAATGAGTTTGGTGACCCTCAGCCAAAACAACAGCAAGACTCACAACAAGTACTGATTTATTTACCGATTGTTTAA
- a CDS encoding pentapeptide repeat-containing protein, which translates to MKPLTSGDDIERFELSHYCDETFELIKQGVLQIKLVIFERCQFIQCDLSQSDFNHCQFIECVFSQCNLSVLSVVATEFDDVIFRDCKAIGIDWTKAQWPQFMTQTSIKFEQCLLDGSNFYSLHLPEITLVDCRAHDVDFREANLSKADLRRTDFTLSQFSHTNLSGANFTDASNYHIDITRNEVKQAIFSRFEALSLLEGLDIQLVD; encoded by the coding sequence ATGAAACCATTAACCAGCGGAGATGATATTGAGCGGTTTGAGTTATCGCATTATTGCGATGAGACGTTTGAGCTTATCAAGCAGGGAGTCTTGCAGATTAAGCTGGTTATATTTGAGCGATGTCAGTTTATTCAATGTGATTTGAGTCAGAGTGATTTCAATCACTGCCAGTTTATTGAATGTGTCTTTAGTCAATGTAATTTAAGCGTGTTATCTGTCGTCGCCACTGAGTTTGATGATGTTATTTTTCGCGACTGTAAGGCCATAGGTATTGACTGGACTAAAGCTCAGTGGCCGCAATTTATGACTCAAACCAGCATTAAATTTGAGCAATGTTTACTCGATGGTAGTAACTTTTACTCGCTTCATTTACCCGAGATAACATTGGTAGATTGTCGTGCCCACGATGTTGATTTTAGAGAAGCCAATTTAAGCAAAGCCGATTTGCGACGGACAGATTTTACTTTAAGCCAATTTAGTCATACTAATTTAAGCGGTGCTAATTTTACCGATGCAAGCAATTATCACATTGACATCACCCGTAATGAGGTTAAACAAGCCATATTCAGCCGATTTGAAGCCTTGAGTTTGTTAGAAGGCTTAGATATTCAATTAGTTGATTAA
- the fabV gene encoding enoyl-ACP reductase FabV yields MIIKPKIRGFICTTTHPVGCEANVKEQIELIKAKGKMANGPKKVLVVGSSSGYGLSSRIASAFGSDAATIGVFFEKPSSETKPGTAGWYNTAAFDKFAKAEGLYSKSINCDAFSHQAKQQVIELIKQDLGQIDMVVYSLASPVRKLPDTGEVIRSSLKPIGQTYTATAVDTNKNTIIDTSVEPATEQEIADTITVMGGQDWELWMSALSEAGVLADNCKTVAYSYIGTELTWPIYWHGALGKAKMDLDRAAHALDSKLSVTGGSANVAVLKSVVTQASSAIPVMPLYIAMVFKKMRQEGLHEGCIEQIYRLFSERLYRVDGQTPAVDSENRLRLDDWELREEIQQHCRDLWPQVTTENLSELTDYDEYKQEFLKLFGFGIDGIDYEADVDPSVTFDVIEL; encoded by the coding sequence ATGATTATTAAACCTAAAATTCGTGGCTTTATTTGTACCACGACTCATCCTGTTGGCTGCGAAGCGAACGTAAAAGAACAAATCGAACTAATTAAAGCCAAAGGCAAAATGGCTAATGGGCCAAAAAAAGTACTGGTTGTCGGTTCTTCAAGTGGCTATGGCCTATCTTCTCGTATCGCTTCAGCATTTGGTAGCGACGCCGCCACCATCGGGGTGTTTTTCGAAAAACCAAGTTCTGAAACTAAGCCCGGTACTGCCGGTTGGTACAACACAGCGGCATTTGACAAGTTTGCCAAAGCAGAAGGCCTGTATTCAAAAAGCATTAACTGTGATGCATTCAGCCATCAAGCAAAGCAACAAGTTATTGAGCTTATCAAGCAAGATTTAGGTCAAATCGACATGGTGGTTTACTCACTGGCTTCTCCAGTTCGTAAATTGCCAGACACCGGTGAAGTTATCCGTTCATCACTTAAACCAATTGGCCAAACGTATACTGCCACGGCTGTTGATACCAACAAAAACACCATTATTGATACCTCTGTAGAGCCTGCTACTGAGCAAGAAATTGCTGACACCATCACGGTAATGGGCGGCCAAGATTGGGAATTATGGATGAGTGCGCTAAGCGAAGCTGGCGTATTAGCTGACAATTGCAAAACGGTTGCTTATAGCTACATTGGTACCGAATTGACTTGGCCTATTTATTGGCATGGCGCCTTGGGTAAAGCCAAAATGGATTTAGACCGCGCAGCTCACGCCCTTGACAGCAAATTATCAGTTACGGGTGGCTCAGCTAACGTTGCGGTGTTAAAAAGTGTGGTGACACAAGCGAGCTCAGCAATTCCCGTAATGCCACTTTACATCGCGATGGTATTTAAGAAAATGCGTCAAGAAGGCTTACATGAAGGCTGTATTGAACAAATCTACCGCTTATTCAGTGAACGCCTATACCGTGTTGATGGCCAAACACCAGCTGTTGACAGCGAAAATCGCTTACGCCTTGATGATTGGGAACTTCGCGAAGAAATTCAGCAGCATTGCCGTGATTTATGGCCGCAAGTCACCACTGAAAACTTAAGTGAATTAACTGACTACGATGAATACAAACAAGAGTTTTTAAAACTGTTCGGCTTTGGTATTGATGGTATTGATTATGAAGCCGACGTTGATCCGAGTGTCACGTTTGATGTGATTGAGCTATAG
- a CDS encoding SurA N-terminal domain-containing protein: MLEKIREGSQGIVAKTILVLVILSFAFAGVSSYLGSNTGVPAAVVNGDAIAANDLEQAFQNERSRIEEQLGEMFTALAADDSYMNGIKQGVLDRLIADKLIDQAAYKLGLRVSDEQIKQAIIEEPAFQTDGQFDNERYLAVLRQLGYQTTSFRNMMRVDMTRRQLLTALVGSEFVLDGEAKQLAQVQGQTRDIRYLVVDSTPFLSSVSVSDEEVQSYYDANLSQYMSPEKVSLEYVELNADEMAKNSETSDEEVKAYYADNKAQYKTAEKRLAAHIFVAATDDDSADKAKADAIEAKLIAGEDFAEVAKTDSDEQLSAQQGGKLDWFEQGVMDLAFDEALFGLQKDQVSSIVKSEFGYHIIKLLDLQASQATSFDDVKAKIVAQLQQKKALDVYYSLQTKLADTSYEIPDSLAETAQAVNAKVQTTQLFSRDDVPAKFNTPELIKAAFSDQVLASGMNSDVIELAPNHVVVIRIKTHQTAGIISLVDVKAGVIERLKQDKANDGARDKAAEYMAQLKAGNNTLTGATLTALPKLGRFNQDIDQAITNKAFKIAAPTENSVTIDTASLATGYAVIVVDKVNEAEGINDKLINTLKQRIAPQYSEADYRAVITSLKAVAEIEYPVAD; encoded by the coding sequence ATGTTAGAAAAAATTCGTGAAGGATCACAGGGGATTGTTGCTAAAACAATTCTAGTCCTTGTGATACTTTCTTTTGCTTTTGCCGGTGTGAGCAGTTATTTAGGCTCAAACACGGGTGTACCTGCTGCAGTTGTTAATGGTGACGCAATCGCCGCCAACGATCTAGAACAAGCTTTTCAAAATGAACGCTCTCGTATTGAGGAACAGCTTGGCGAAATGTTTACCGCATTAGCGGCTGATGATTCTTACATGAACGGCATTAAACAAGGTGTATTAGATCGTTTAATTGCTGATAAACTCATTGATCAAGCTGCTTATAAATTGGGCTTACGTGTATCTGATGAGCAAATCAAACAAGCGATTATCGAAGAACCTGCATTTCAAACTGATGGTCAATTTGACAATGAACGCTACCTAGCAGTATTGCGTCAGTTAGGCTATCAAACCACAAGTTTTAGAAACATGATGCGTGTTGATATGACTCGTCGTCAGTTACTCACCGCACTAGTGGGCAGTGAGTTTGTTTTGGATGGCGAAGCTAAGCAGCTTGCACAAGTTCAAGGCCAAACCCGTGACATCCGCTACTTAGTGGTCGACTCAACACCTTTTTTATCAAGTGTGTCGGTGTCTGATGAAGAAGTGCAAAGCTATTACGATGCTAATTTATCGCAATATATGAGCCCTGAAAAAGTCAGTCTTGAGTATGTTGAATTGAATGCTGATGAAATGGCTAAAAACAGTGAAACCTCTGATGAAGAAGTAAAAGCTTATTACGCCGATAACAAAGCACAATATAAAACGGCTGAAAAACGTCTTGCTGCGCATATTTTTGTTGCCGCAACCGATGACGACAGTGCAGATAAAGCCAAAGCTGACGCCATTGAAGCCAAGTTAATAGCGGGTGAAGATTTTGCTGAAGTGGCAAAAACTGATTCTGATGAACAGCTTAGCGCTCAACAAGGTGGTAAGCTAGATTGGTTTGAACAAGGTGTAATGGATCTGGCATTTGATGAAGCACTTTTTGGATTACAAAAAGATCAAGTCTCGTCAATTGTAAAAAGTGAGTTTGGCTATCACATTATTAAGCTACTTGATTTACAAGCCAGCCAAGCGACATCGTTTGACGACGTTAAAGCCAAAATAGTAGCACAGCTGCAACAAAAGAAAGCGCTAGATGTATACTATAGCTTACAAACTAAGCTGGCTGATACCAGTTACGAAATCCCTGATTCTTTAGCTGAAACCGCGCAAGCTGTTAATGCGAAAGTACAAACAACTCAGTTATTTTCTCGTGACGACGTACCTGCTAAATTTAACACCCCAGAGCTTATCAAAGCGGCGTTTTCTGACCAAGTGTTAGCCAGTGGCATGAACAGCGATGTGATTGAACTTGCGCCAAACCATGTTGTGGTGATTCGCATAAAAACACATCAAACAGCAGGCATCATCAGCTTAGTTGATGTTAAAGCGGGTGTTATTGAACGTTTGAAGCAAGATAAAGCCAATGACGGTGCGCGTGATAAAGCCGCTGAATATATGGCGCAGTTAAAAGCGGGTAATAACACCTTAACCGGTGCAACCTTAACCGCCTTGCCTAAATTAGGTCGTTTCAATCAAGACATCGACCAAGCCATTACCAACAAAGCCTTTAAGATTGCTGCTCCTACTGAAAACAGTGTCACTATTGACACTGCATCATTAGCTACTGGTTATGCGGTTATTGTTGTTGATAAAGTCAATGAAGCAGAAGGCATCAATGACAAGCTGATCAATACGCTTAAACAACGTATCGCGCCTCAATACAGTGAAGCTGATTACCGTGCTGTGATCACCTCACTAAAAGCGGTTGCTGAAATTGAGTATCCTGTTGCTGACTAA
- the hupB gene encoding nucleoid-associated protein HU-beta, translated as MNKSELIEKIASGADISKAAAGRALDSFIAAVTEGLKDGDKISLVGFGTFEVRQRAERTGRNPQTGKEIKIAAANIPAFKAGKALKDAVN; from the coding sequence ATGAACAAATCTGAACTAATCGAGAAAATCGCATCTGGTGCTGATATTTCTAAAGCTGCTGCTGGCCGCGCACTGGATTCTTTTATCGCTGCGGTAACTGAAGGTCTTAAAGATGGCGATAAGATTTCTCTAGTTGGTTTTGGTACTTTTGAAGTACGTCAACGTGCTGAACGTACTGGCCGTAACCCACAAACGGGTAAAGAAATTAAAATTGCTGCTGCGAACATTCCTGCGTTCAAAGCGGGCAAAGCGCTAAAAGACGCTGTTAATTAA